Below is a genomic region from Diabrotica undecimpunctata isolate CICGRU chromosome 7, icDiaUnde3, whole genome shotgun sequence.
CAGAAGAACGGGGTTCTCCTCTGTTAGACTTGCATGTTTTTTAAAATGCTCCAGGTAATTGATAAACGTGAGAGTGTTCATGTAACCACTCTCAGTAATAGCCATGTTGCAGGCAGTGGGCCCGTCTTTGATTAAAAAAAGAGTCATTCGTTTTCGAGCAAATAAGAAACATGGAGGGACATGGTGACTAGTTGCAGTCATACAGCAAACAGCCGTAATTATTTGTCCTTGCTCGGCAGCTACAGCTTTTGCTACATCTCTCTTTCCAACTGGGGACTGTCTGAATGCCCGTTTCATCCACGTTATA
It encodes:
- the LOC140446147 gene encoding uncharacterized protein, whose translation is MKRAFRQSPVGKRDVAKAVAAEQGQIITAVCCMTATSHHVPPCFLFARKRMTLFLIKDGPTACNMAITESGYMNTLTFINYLEHFKKHASLTEENPVLLISDNHVSHTNLQAVTFAKDNSIHLLSLPTHSSYKTHPLDQAFKPLKAYSLKV